The following coding sequences lie in one Drosophila gunungcola strain Sukarami chromosome X unlocalized genomic scaffold, Dgunungcola_SK_2 000021F, whole genome shotgun sequence genomic window:
- the LOC128260366 gene encoding uncharacterized protein LOC128260366: MLHSSYNRAPRRKLIPNLFSNILQVIADADHPLTEPEIVEAVSDRLDRSDEELKRQITVSLHDALIYGYLRVKNYRYSIVPSRLDPDDHHHHPGSLSIGQNHNQQSTSNNHQEGLMSRSAEQAIKRETAEPEKPIN, encoded by the coding sequence ATGTTGCACAGCAGTTACAACCGGGCACCGCGACGCAAACTCATCCCGAATCTTTTCAGCAACATCCTGCAGGTAATCGCCGATGCCGACCATCCACTAACCGAGCCCGAGATCGTGGAGGCCGTATCCGATCGATTGGACCGCAGCGATGAGGAGCTCAAACGCCAGATCACGGTCAGCCTCCACGATGCCCTAATCTACGGCTACCTGCGGGTGAAGAACTATCGCTACTCGATAGTTCCCAGTCGCCTGGACCCCGATGATCATCACCACCATCCGGGGAGCTTATCGATCGGTCAAAATCACAATCAACAATCCACATCTAACAACCATCAGGAGGGACTAATGAGCAGGTCAGCGGAACAGGCAATCAAAAGGGAGACGGCCGAGCCGGAAAAGCCAATAAATTGA
- the LOC128260362 gene encoding uncharacterized protein LOC128260362: MEDLHLKLGDLPQQALAARHSLILGQKLGSAIGLQQASHHHLNHQLNQLNQLNQLSQLNHLSQLNQQLQHQLQQQLNLNRLSSGLNLNLGLSQKLTGDHHHHCQMQQQRPLHHQIQMGLGLDLDLDLAVNLDLNLEGSSMNSTSSSTGSTSSTSTTSSDHGSGIGLGGRRWTTQAQVHSAHDPVQDNNGDSLNVKGRPSCLTLGHDDGEMEKDALWFCKSPSTDKPSASIYLTAAKSTLNANATAYTMPTTEGRGLMPKTSQISGDFKLNVEAPVFKPAGLLALPTTSVLPAAPLNPLNPSTPQLSEQGLQLYGCTSRQSIRWRKEPLPDLFRAVLSLMRELLRSVSYPEIINTLAVRLQRPEVELKRHLPHTLHTAVINGYLKKDGNRYTLMSETDQMEIMRRNQVAAKRAKELEKEPLSWRKR; the protein is encoded by the coding sequence ATGGAAGATTTGCATCTTAAGCTCGGCGATTTGCCCCAGCAGGCGCTAGCCGCCCGGCACAGTTTAATTCTGGGCCAGAAATTGGGTTCTGCAATTGGATTACAGCAAGCGTCGCATCATCACTTAAATCATCAGCTCAATCAGCTAAATCAGCTCAATCAGCTGAGCCAGTTAAATCACTTAAGTCAATTGaaccagcagctgcagcatcAACTTCAACAACAACTAAATCTGAATCGCCTCTCATCGGGCCTTAATCTCAATTTGGGTTTAAGCCAAAAGTTAACTGgtgatcatcatcatcattgtcAGATGCAGCAGCAACGTCCACTTCACCACCAAATACAAATGGGCCTGGGTCTGGATCTTGATCTGGATCTAGCAGTCAATTTGGATCTCAACTTAGAGGGTAGCAGTATGAACAGCACTAGCAGTAGCAccggcagcaccagcagcaccagcaccacgAGCAGCGATCATGGATCTGGAATTGGTCTTGGTGGCCGAAGATGGACCACCCAAGCCCAAGTTCACTCGGCCCATGACCCTGTCCAGGATAACAATGGTGATTCGCTAAATGTGAAGGGTCGTCCGAGCTGCTTAACGCTGGGTCACGATGATGGAGAAATGGAGAAGGATGCGCTTTGGTTTTGCAAATCTCCGTCAACGGATAAGCCCTCTGCTTCCATCTATTTGACGGCGGCCAAATCAACGTTAAATGCCAATGCCACTGCTTATACCATGCCCACCACTGAAGGACGAGGACTCATGCCGAAAACCTCGCAGATTTCTGGTGATTTTAAGCTCAATGTCGAGGCGCCTGTATTCAAACCCGCTGGCTTGCTGGCTCTACCGACGACCTCAGTACTGCCGGCAGCACCACTAAATCCGCTCAACCCTTCAACACCACAGCTTTCGGAGCAGGGATTGCAGCTTTATGGCTGCACCTCCCGGCAAAGTATCCGTTGGCGCAAAGAGCCTTTGCCGGATCTATTTAGAGCCGTTCTCTCACTGATGCGCGAACTCTTACGATCCGTAAGCTATCCGGAGATTATAAATACCCTGGCAGTGAGACTCCAAAGGCCGGAGGTGGAGTTGAAGCGCCATTTGCCGCATACATTGCACACAGCCGTCATTAATGGTTATCTGAAGAAGGATGGCAATCGGTATACACTCATGTCCGAAACTGATCAGATGGAGATCATGCGGCGCAATCAGGTGGCCGCCAAACGCGCCAAGGAGCTGGAGAAGGAGCCATTATCCTGGCGCAAGCGATAG
- the LOC128260367 gene encoding uncharacterized protein LOC128260367 — MPAVTYKTHTLPQQRRLVPNLMRTIVNILADAQRPMSDIELASILGTHYRRRDLDFFRQIQLNLRDGVDYGILRRQRNRFSLRSQRLSELMSTLGSSIRR; from the coding sequence ATGCCGGCGGTTACCTATAAGACACATACCTTGCCCCAACAGCGACGTCTGGTCCCTAATCTGATGCGCACCATAGTCAACATCCTGGCGGACGCCCAGCGACCGATGAGCGACATCGAGCTGGCTTCCATCTTGGGTACCCATTATCGCCGCAGAGATCTCGATTTCTTCCGGCAAATTCAACTCAATTTGCGCGATGGTGTCGACTACGGCATCCTCAGACGCCAGCGGAACCGCTTCTCACTGCGTTCACAACGACTGAGCGAACTGATGTCCACTCTGGGATCATCAATTCGCCGCTAA